The following proteins come from a genomic window of Campylobacter coli 76339:
- a CDS encoding membrane protein produces MKNNIQLFVLFGIFAFLFFWQKFAWVSLFLIPIFLAFFLEFFYFLRLRKNIIKEATMIKNSLIYRVSAGDFYIYSLSFFMALFALASLFLNLISFEKQDGFFLFVLLPLFLFFFKQKLQLQFLDNAYNDFRIIILSSLILALLYAIFNGVVNPIQSFNLEDFNQSIIHYKNSKFFVFDLISQILTLINALKEYFLYSLGLFWFRVLNFIFDFINFFIFCSFVAYLYNFAFKVKKKTYVFVFSFFIALASFFIVEDKNQNPKAYQKELVLMMNNLSFLKEQNLSMLQNDKDRLVKNLKQVQELLDKNAFEIGIWWFSKDKEELQKSLNESLQ; encoded by the coding sequence TTTTTTTGGCAAAAATTTGCTTGGGTTTCACTTTTTTTAATTCCTATTTTTTTAGCATTTTTTTTGGAATTTTTTTATTTTTTAAGGCTTAGAAAAAATATCATAAAAGAAGCAACGATGATTAAAAATAGCTTGATTTATCGTGTGAGTGCGGGAGATTTTTATATCTATAGCTTGAGTTTTTTTATGGCTTTGTTTGCGCTTGCTTCTTTGTTTTTAAATTTGATCAGTTTTGAAAAACAAGATGGATTTTTTTTGTTTGTACTCTTGCCTTTATTTTTATTTTTTTTCAAGCAAAAACTTCAGTTGCAGTTTTTAGATAATGCTTATAATGATTTTAGAATAATCATTTTATCAAGTTTGATTTTGGCTTTGTTATATGCGATTTTTAATGGAGTGGTAAATCCTATACAAAGTTTTAATCTTGAAGATTTTAATCAAAGTATTATTCATTATAAAAACTCAAAGTTTTTTGTTTTTGATTTAATTTCTCAAATTTTAACACTTATAAATGCTTTAAAAGAGTATTTTTTATATTCTTTGGGTCTTTTTTGGTTTAGGGTTTTAAATTTTATTTTTGATTTTATTAATTTTTTTATTTTTTGCTCTTTTGTGGCCTATCTTTATAATTTTGCTTTTAAAGTAAAAAAGAAAACTTATGTTTTTGTTTTTTCATTTTTTATAGCCCTAGCTTCATTTTTTATCGTAGAGGACAAAAATCAAAATCCAAAAGCTTATCAAAAAGAGCTTGTTTTGATGATGAATAATCTTTCTTTTTTAAAAGAGCAAAATTTAAGCATGCTTCAAAATGATAAAGATAGATTAGTTAAAAATTTAAAACAAGTGCAAGAACTTTTGGATAAAAATGCCTTCGAAATAGGAATTTGGTGGTTTTCTAAAGATAAAGAAGAATTGCAAAAATCCTTAAATGAAAGTCTTCAATGA
- a CDS encoding RNA binding methyltransferase FtsJ like yields MRYDIFVAKRLNLSRNKALELIENEEILLNSKPYKASFDVQNLLKNKIADQEELLNSKELNLELLGELYVSRAAFKLKYFLENHNINIANKTCLDIGSSTGGFVQILLEHEALKVSALDVGDNQLHPSLRDDKRIEIIENTDLRTFKSEQKFDFITCDVSFISLTHLLLYIDNLALKDIVLLFKPQFEVGKQAKRDKKGVLKDEKAVLKAMREFENACARLGWILQCCEESKIKGKEGNIEYFYYYTKK; encoded by the coding sequence ATGAGATATGATATTTTTGTAGCAAAGCGTTTAAATCTTAGCAGAAATAAAGCTTTAGAATTGATAGAAAATGAAGAAATTTTGCTTAACTCCAAACCTTATAAAGCTTCTTTTGATGTGCAAAATCTGCTTAAAAATAAGATAGCAGATCAAGAAGAGCTTTTAAATTCCAAAGAATTAAATTTAGAGCTTTTGGGTGAGCTTTATGTTTCTCGTGCGGCTTTTAAGCTCAAATATTTTTTAGAAAATCATAATATCAATATAGCAAATAAAACCTGCCTTGATATAGGTTCAAGCACGGGCGGTTTTGTGCAAATTTTATTAGAACACGAGGCTTTGAAAGTAAGTGCTTTAGATGTGGGCGATAATCAACTCCATCCTAGTTTACGCGATGATAAAAGGATTGAAATTATTGAAAATACGGATTTAAGAACTTTTAAAAGCGAGCAAAAATTTGATTTTATCACTTGCGATGTCAGTTTTATTTCTTTAACTCATTTGCTTTTGTATATCGATAATTTAGCTTTAAAAGATATAGTTTTGCTTTTTAAGCCTCAATTTGAAGTTGGTAAGCAAGCAAAAAGAGATAAAAAAGGTGTTTTAAAAGATGAAAAGGCTGTGCTTAAAGCTATGAGAGAATTTGAAAATGCTTGTGCGCGTTTAGGTTGGATCTTGCAATGTTGCGAAGAGTCTAAAATCAAAGGAAAAGAGGGTAATATTGAATATTTTTACTACTACACTAAAAAATAA
- a CDS encoding Riboflavin kinase / FMN adenylyltransferase, whose product MNIFTTTLKNNIKTLAIGCFDGVHLGHKKLIECLDDSGALLIIDKFKGKKLCTNQDKAFLAQKEIIELDFESIKALDGKDFLQALKEEFVNLERIVVGFDFSFGKNRSYKAKDIEVLSGIKTTIIDEFRLGGVGVHASLIKEYLAQGDIKKANSFLGRNYAIKGKLIKGQGLGSKELFATLNLECEEYFLPKNGVYASIVSFHDKHYKSVSFVGVRSSDMQFAIESHIIEKFDESLAIGEVLELEFVEFLRENQKFNDLAQLKEQISKDINQAKACLG is encoded by the coding sequence TTGAATATTTTTACTACTACACTAAAAAATAATATTAAAACCTTAGCCATAGGATGTTTTGATGGAGTTCATTTAGGGCATAAAAAGCTTATAGAGTGCCTAGATGATTCGGGGGCTCTTTTGATTATCGATAAATTTAAGGGTAAAAAGCTTTGTACCAATCAAGACAAAGCATTCTTAGCTCAAAAAGAGATCATAGAACTTGATTTTGAAAGCATCAAGGCTTTAGATGGTAAGGATTTTTTACAAGCTTTAAAAGAGGAATTTGTAAATTTAGAGCGTATAGTTGTAGGTTTTGATTTTTCTTTTGGAAAAAATAGAAGTTATAAAGCAAAAGATATAGAAGTACTTAGTGGGATTAAAACAACGATTATAGATGAATTTAGATTAGGTGGAGTGGGCGTTCATGCAAGCTTGATTAAAGAGTATTTAGCACAAGGCGATATCAAAAAGGCAAATTCTTTCTTGGGGCGAAATTATGCAATTAAAGGTAAGCTCATAAAGGGTCAAGGGCTTGGCTCAAAAGAACTTTTTGCAACTTTAAATTTAGAATGCGAGGAGTATTTTTTACCTAAAAATGGTGTTTATGCTAGCATTGTGAGTTTTCATGATAAACACTATAAGAGCGTAAGTTTTGTAGGTGTGCGCTCTAGCGATATGCAATTTGCCATAGAAAGTCATATTATAGAAAAATTTGATGAAAGCTTGGCTATAGGGGAAGTTTTAGAGCTTGAATTTGTAGAATTTCTAAGAGAAAATCAAAAATTTAACGATCTTGCCCAACTTAAAGAACAAATTTCAAAAGATATAAATCAAGCTAAAGCGTGTTTAGGATAG
- a CDS encoding tRNA (uridine-5-oxyacetic acid methyl ester) 34 synthase: protein MKDELFKEKLTKQFEFDRSVASVFDDMINRSVPFYKENLELCANLIKKLTKEGAKVCDLGCSSANFLIFLANLRKDLKLFGVDNAPSMLEIAKSKAQAYGLNIKFFEANLCDFVFFQSDVFVANYTLQFIRPPKRQELVNEIYKNLNKGGIFIMSEKILYEDAFLSKNMIELYADYKERQGYSKIEIAAKREALENVLIPYSEKENLDMLKNAGFEKIESVFKWVNFETFIAFK from the coding sequence ATGAAAGACGAACTTTTTAAAGAAAAATTAACCAAACAATTTGAATTTGATAGGAGTGTCGCAAGTGTTTTTGATGATATGATTAACCGTTCTGTGCCTTTTTATAAAGAAAATTTAGAACTTTGTGCAAATTTGATAAAAAAATTGACCAAAGAGGGAGCAAAGGTTTGTGATTTGGGCTGTTCTAGTGCGAATTTTTTAATTTTTTTAGCCAACTTAAGAAAAGATCTCAAGCTTTTTGGTGTGGATAATGCACCTTCTATGCTTGAAATCGCCAAATCAAAAGCGCAAGCTTATGGCTTAAATATCAAATTTTTTGAAGCGAATTTGTGTGATTTTGTCTTTTTTCAAAGTGATGTATTTGTGGCTAATTATACTTTGCAATTCATCCGTCCGCCTAAAAGACAAGAGCTTGTTAATGAAATTTATAAGAATTTAAACAAAGGTGGTATTTTCATCATGAGTGAAAAAATTCTTTATGAAGATGCTTTTTTGTCTAAAAATATGATAGAACTTTATGCGGATTATAAAGAAAGACAAGGTTATTCTAAAATCGAAATTGCAGCCAAAAGAGAGGCTTTGGAAAATGTTCTTATCCCTTATAGCGAAAAAGAAAATTTAGATATGCTTAAAAATGCAGGATTTGAAAAAATAGAAAGTGTTTTTAAGTGGGTTAATTTTGAAACCTTTATAGCTTTTAAATAA
- a CDS encoding Putative lipoprotein produces MNKAILLTLIGLFFIACGQTKSVEYYKAHPEEAKKRSDECRLKSIISQDCVNAHSVAIPKEDWDEGHDTQTK; encoded by the coding sequence ATGAATAAAGCGATACTACTTACTCTTATTGGTTTATTTTTTATAGCTTGCGGGCAAACCAAAAGTGTAGAATACTATAAAGCTCACCCTGAAGAAGCTAAAAAAAGAAGTGATGAATGTCGTTTGAAATCTATCATCAGCCAAGATTGTGTAAATGCTCATAGTGTTGCCATCCCAAAAGAAGATTGGGATGAAGGCCATGATACGCAAACAAAATAG
- a CDS encoding membrane protein: MEISALTITILYIIGISAEGMTGALAAGRHKMDLFGVIFIALVTAIGGGSIRDVLLGHYPLTWVEHPEYIILICFCALVATKIPRIVSRLESLFLTLDAIGLVVFSILGAQIAIEQNHGLIIAISAAVITGVFGGILRDILCMRIPLVFQKEIYAGIAIIAGAIYYTLMVYLELHALICTLVTLFVGVTARLLAIKYQWSLPVFSYNEEK, translated from the coding sequence ATGGAAATTAGTGCTTTAACCATAACTATACTTTATATCATAGGAATTTCAGCAGAGGGCATGACGGGTGCTTTGGCTGCAGGTAGACATAAAATGGATCTTTTTGGAGTGATTTTTATAGCTTTAGTAACTGCCATAGGAGGCGGAAGCATACGCGATGTGCTTTTGGGTCATTATCCACTAACTTGGGTGGAGCATCCTGAATATATCATTTTGATTTGTTTTTGTGCTCTTGTTGCTACTAAAATTCCGCGCATTGTCAGCAGATTAGAAAGTTTATTTTTAACACTTGATGCCATAGGACTTGTAGTCTTTAGTATACTTGGAGCGCAAATTGCAATAGAACAAAACCATGGCCTTATCATCGCAATCTCCGCAGCAGTAATTACAGGTGTTTTTGGTGGAATTTTAAGAGATATTTTATGTATGAGAATTCCTTTAGTATTTCAAAAAGAAATTTATGCAGGAATTGCAATCATAGCAGGAGCGATTTATTACACCTTAATGGTTTATCTTGAATTACACGCTTTAATTTGTACACTTGTAACACTATTTGTAGGAGTTACAGCAAGACTTTTGGCGATCAAATATCAATGGTCTTTGCCTGTTTTTTCCTATAATGAGGAAAAATAA
- a CDS encoding DNA/RNA non-specific endonuclease, whose protein sequence is MKFIIFLLTFALHVFALEAYKPDKEFASYFNPLNCSVVLDKFFYTNCYDYKLKSTKAIAYKVEASNLKEKQIKKRPRFEDDTNIPKKYRSTWSDYKNSGYTRGHIASNASFRFSKAAQTSVFLMSNITPQNAQVNATVWNEIEQRERSLAFKFQSVEVLNLILYGKNPKFIKNGVAIPSSYVKIIKTSQFKECYEVPNNDIQSEKINDYKISCNKF, encoded by the coding sequence ATGAAATTTATTATCTTTTTATTAACATTTGCACTTCATGTTTTTGCTTTAGAAGCCTATAAACCCGATAAAGAATTTGCATCTTATTTTAATCCTCTAAATTGCTCCGTTGTTTTGGATAAATTTTTTTATACCAATTGTTATGATTATAAACTCAAAAGTACTAAAGCCATAGCTTACAAGGTAGAAGCGTCCAATTTAAAAGAAAAACAGATCAAAAAACGCCCGCGTTTTGAAGACGATACAAATATCCCTAAAAAATACCGCAGTACTTGGAGTGATTATAAAAATAGCGGCTATACCCGAGGGCACATAGCTTCAAATGCTTCTTTTCGCTTCAGTAAAGCAGCACAAACATCAGTTTTTTTGATGAGTAATATCACTCCACAAAATGCACAAGTTAACGCAACGGTTTGGAATGAAATCGAACAAAGAGAAAGAAGTCTTGCTTTTAAATTTCAAAGTGTTGAAGTGCTAAATCTAATACTTTATGGCAAAAATCCTAAATTTATTAAAAATGGTGTTGCTATACCGAGTTCTTATGTTAAGATCATCAAAACTTCTCAGTTTAAAGAATGCTATGAGGTACCAAATAACGATATCCAGAGCGAAAAAATCAATGATTATAAAATTTCTTGCAATAAATTCTAA